The window TGGTGTGACTCAAATCAACATTTAAATTGGTGGTAATAAATGGGCATTAATCACTAAAACGAAAACAAATGTTATTGCTTAGTGTCCTATTCAGTACTTGCCTAGCCTCCTTCCCATGGTCCGCTATGATTCTGTCATCTCGAAATGAGATTCCTTGTAGAAATTCTGCCCAGCTCCATGGCCAGCTCTTGTACCAGACCCTAATGCCCAGAGGTCTTGAAGCGGACTCTGTGTCTGGAGTACCCTGCCTTCTGCTCATTGGCTCCAAAACCTGTCAAAACCACTTGCAGACAGAGCAGTGGTTCGATTAGGCCTACATACTGTTGATCGAATTTACACCACGCCCAAGCTAGCATAATTTTCCTCAAAAAAGGAAAATACTTTATTCACATCTAAATGGCATGTTCCTTATTACTTTACCCATGTGATCTACAAAAGGGcggcggtagcctagtggttagagtgttggactagtaaccggagggTTGcaagaatccccgagctgacaaggtaaaaatctgtcgttctgcccctgaacaaggcagttaacccactgttcctaggtcgtcataagaatttgttcttaactgacttgcctagttaaataaaggtagaataaaaaataaataaaaaggacaAGACAAACACATCAGTGATACTGTACCTTGGCAGATGAAGTGAACCCCCCTCGGTTTGTTGCCTTCTGTGAGGAAGCCGGTTCCTTTCGCTGCAAACCACACAGCACATCCAATGCTGTCATCAAGCACAGTATCCAATGGGTGCACCAGGTGACAGATGAGATCCTGGCGAGTTTTCTGCAACTCCTTCTGGGGGACGTTGATTTCAACATAATTCAATTTTCTCTCAAGTGCTGAAGCTCTTGCAGGCCTGCTCTGCCAGTGATCCTGTCTGGAATGTCAAAGGGGCTATACACATGGGAATCAGCATCGTCAGTTTTAGAATCCATGGGCTTTGATTTGTGCTTTTTGCTTTTCTTGGTAGACTCCTTCAGCACCTTTGGTTCTTGCAGTTTGAATGCCACATTCAGAAGGTCAATTGGTTGGTGGGTTGGGATGTGGCAGTCAGCCAGAGCAGCCAGAATCATGGAATCAAGGAAATGATGGCAATTGCCGCTTCGTCATTGGTCGGTGGTGATGTCACCAGTGTATCAAAGAGAAGACACTGCACATGCCTccgtactagaggtcgaccgatttcaagttttcataacaatcggtaatcgccatttttggacaccgatcatggccgattacattgcactccacgaggagactgcgtggcacactgactacctgttatgtgcGTACAGCAAGGAgtcaaggtaaggtgctagctagcattaaacgtatcttataaaaaaagatcaatcttaacataatcactagttaactacacatggttgatgatatgtgcttctacacctgcattgcttgctgtttggggttttaggctgggtttctgtacagcactttgagatatcagctgatgtacgaagggctatataaataaatttgatttgatttgatattacaaGTTTATTTAGCTTGTcctgcggtgcctgttaatttatcatttatcatcgccaaacgggtgatttaacaagcgcattcgcaaaataagcactgtcattgcaccaatgtgtacctaaccataaacatcaacgcctttcttaaaatcaatacacaagtatatatttttaaacctgcatatttagttaatattgtctgctaacatgaatttcttttaactagggaaattgtgtcacttctcttgcgttctgtgcaacagagtcagggtatatgcagcagtttgggccgcctggctcgttgcgaactgtgtgaagactatttcttcctaacaaagactgaaaacttcgccaaacgggggaggatttaacaaaagcgcatttgcgaaaaaagcacaatcgttgcacgaatgtaactaactataaacatcaatgcctttcttaaaatcaatacacagaagtatgttttttttaaaccagcatatttagttaaaagaaattcaggttagcaggcaatattaaactagggaaattgtgtcacttctcttgcgttcattgcacgcagagtcagggtatatgcaacagtttgggccgcctggctcgttgcgaactaatttgccagaatttaacataattatgacataacattgaaggttgtgcaataatAGTTGTGCAATAATTCTGTAAACACCTACTGACAGTCCACCAAAAACCTCTCCGTTCCACATCAATACATTCCTGTTACTGTCTTGTGCTGGCTGAGGTGAAAGTCAATCTCATGTGAAGTACACAagcagagaacagacactggtaGTGGGGATTTGAAGCTTTTTTGGTGATACGACTGGAGTTAGGCCATCTATTCCTTAGGTGTTCCTGCATACTCTTCTCCAGCATACAACAGATATCACACATATTTATAGCTAGTAAGGCTTCATTTGTATTTCCCTCCCAGATTGTATAGATTTCGACATATCCTGGACCTTCTTCATGTTGACCAGTTCCTCTGAGGGAAGAAAAGTTCACAGGTTAGTCTATCTATGGCTAAGAGAAAACTAAACGTGTATAATAATATGAAACTTGTATGCACTTTGGCCTACTTTTGCATGAACCAAGAGTCTGCACTCTGTCTGCCAAGAAGAATAGGTTACTGTTGGGCTGTTGGACATGGATGCGCGGAAATAAATATGGATGAAGATTAGCAGATGTCCGTAAATTATGGTCTGACAATACCATATTCGTTAGAGCAATCAGTAGGTTTTAAACTAATTAAATTAGCTAACCCTGTTTTACCCTATTTTTACGCAGATTGGAGCTCATCAATCACCATTTTATGTTCCTTGATCTACAGAAACATTTCACTTTCAGTGAGAAAACCTTATATAGCTCGCTACAGACATGAAGTCAGTTCAGAGAACCTTTATAAAATGGCATAGCCAACGTTTGCCaaagagctagctagctactgtagctagatgCTCAGACATTTGACAAGTCAACAACCCGTTATACCTTGTAGTTTATTTCCTCCTTCAGCGTAGACTCTCCCTCAGCAAAGTCTTCGTTCTCTTTCTGGTTCATTGCAGACATTTTGATGAGGTAGCTAACATACGAAGATAGTAGCGAATATAGTAGCTAAATTGAttatttattagctagctagcagagacAAAAAaatggttgtcactagttactagttacagccacaaagtcaaaatagtCTATTtcataaaaattcatgaaaacagcCCCTCTGAAACTAGAGAGGTGCGAGTTGCTGCCTTTCGGGACCCTTTGCTTGGGACGTCCCAACGATTCTGGATagcaccagagaggaagaggcgaagtgaGAGGGATAACTGGTGCCACAATCTGTCTTTGCCAGCAGGTGTAGTTTTCTTTTCGCTCACCATGCGAGTTGTTTTTGTATCAAGGTCAatgagagtgtcgaatttggttaaCAAAACATGTAATGTCTTATTTGAACTAATATAATTTTCTTAATGAGTTGGTTGTTACCAATGGCGATTTTAtcatgtacatcttggtggggcaaaaacattttttttaaacatgtgggatgcatgccagcaaagccactacacaacactaaacaatatatGAATTGCattataacggtgacaaacagtgcccacaaactgttagggcctacataaagctgtcccaacagcagagtcccaacaccttaccactgctacagttCATTCAGACTAATTTACAGTTCATTcagacttgcttaaacaaatgtggtatctactgacaattgagatgtacaaataCGTCCGACAAGCGGATAAAgtgcaatccgtaatttcgattaagacttTGAGCGAGCGACGACGGACGTGGTCAATATAACTGTTTGttaagcacttttgaaatgtacagcatcataattcagaacatgggccgttcttaaaGTGTACGCACTGTAccagtcagaaccgtaggataaataaagggggcatataaacagacaatgaaagctcttacaatattcaattattacatttctctaaaacaggttataggctatttgtgcaccaccaagttagaacagtCGGTGAAATTTAGAGGTGAAAATAGACTACATTATTAGGGTAAAGCACATTgaatgccgtttgggtcttcGCGTGTCAAAAAATATACGTCATATACGTCACACTATTTCTCGCATTAAATTATGCCTTTAATTTGACACGTGAAATAACAACATTCTATTCaagaatgttgtgtgtgctgaatttgcacgtgcaaaCCAAGCACCACAACTACTAACGTtatgtttacaataccgcgttggtgaaaatagaccaaattattagggtgaggtacatgagctactaacagtttactacacaacatacacttagtattactttcttagctacagtacacaTTTCTCCCTTGCATATGACATTTATGCAGAAGcattcaatacatttttggactcaccttgtgcaGGTGGCGCAGCGGGCCTTTGtaggcaaattttgtcatcaaagtctggcattctctggattaaTGGCGGAACTtggaagagaaaaaaaacagccactccattgaatagcaggctaacgttggtggtttctttgcaatgcttgcagttagccactgattcatTCCAAACAACTCATtgctgaatttgcgatttccaattTGTGTAATCTTTATGTATAACGGCCGATGAGCATCGATACGTTTTTatatataatttctcttcattatttctcttcatatgacatgAATTTAAAATGATTGTCGATTTGATGACAGGAGGGAGCTGGAGCTGCCTTACTGAAGAAAGCAAAAACAataccatgtttgtatgcagttttattaactcaattacatgttttatttttattttacattgtttCCAAACTTATATGtgacatattaatgccaaaataacaagagaacaggcaagccccccaaaaataaactgttttttaaaaatataatgAATCTTAAGGTTTATATAACAGCTTCATAAGACCAATCAGTATAGACAATTATAGTCTAGCCCAAATATCAAGACGCTATAGCTGGTTTCCCTGTAGGTAACTACAGTAGCAACAGCAATAATTAGCACGGAAATAATGCATAAGAGATGTATTTTTGCTGGAACAAACCCACTGATGAAGAAATAAACAAATGTCACAAATAGCCTTCTTGAACCAATGCCTTGAGCAGTCAACTTTTTTTTTATCACACCAGTTTTTAAAAACCCTCTGGAACAAGTAAACACTGtccaaaacaaaaatatattatttttttttgaaaatgttcATACAAAGATATTCAAAAGAAATAGACAAATAAAAGTTTGAAATAAAATGGAGAGATACTTATGATAAATTAAAACCCATTGTTCATGGACCATGGTTCACCAATGAGAAAAAAGGTCCTGTCAATCATCTCCGCTCTCTTTTGGAGTCTTCTTCAGCTTGTTCTTCAGCTCATTCATCATCAGGGGATTTCCAAATCTGGTGGATATATATATTAAACAAAAGGTGTTATAATAAAAAGAGAGTGACATTCATGTAGGAGATATCTCCATATAAAAGTGATTTCAAACAAGAAATTAAGAGAATCGTGTAGAAAATAGTTCAATTGATTCCCTACCCTGGGTGCCTAGGCGGTGTCCATTTAGTTTTGCGCTCCTCTTGCGTCTCTTCTTTCTTGGGAGATTCATCCCTTACATCTGGCTCGAGCTCAGATTTCTGTTGAATAGATGACATTGCCAAATCAAATTAAGAGTCAGAATAATAAACATACTACTAGACCTATTCAAAGGTTGAGCTCAAAAAGTGCAAGTATCTGATTGGTACCTGAGGGATATTTTCGGTGTTATTTTCACCTATCACCCCCTTTCCGGTCTTTCTTAAGATGGGGGGCCCTGCACCGAGTCCTGAACAACATCAtagcaacacaaacaacaaagaaagatATCCATTCACACTTAAATCTGGGCATCATCCATTATCTGTCATAGAACATTGTGTCACCAACGATAACAGAATGAAAGAACACATATACATTCAATTCCTCTTTTCTCTGTTAAACTTACCAGGTAGTTTGATTCCGATGCCGCCCATGCCCCTCATTGGTATCCCTGTTGGGCCTCTGACTGGAATGTGTACGGTGGGTTTTGAAGGGGAGGGGGTCAAAGATGGCATCTGTAGAAGAGTACGGGGATCCCTGGGTGGACGGGCATGTGGATTCTTGAGGGCAATGCGAGACTTTTGAGCAGTGAAGTCCAAAGCGGAGGCGTCAAACTGCAATGGTATGATAAACAACTGATTTACTAACAAGTTCAAGCTTAATTTTGATAACATAAAAATAAGCGAAACAAATCCAATAAAATATATGAAATAGATTAACGTTTGCTTTATCTCTTACGATTAGATAACACAATCATGATGTATTTGATTGCATtcttttaaagggatacttcaggattttggaaaTGAGGCCCttcatctacttccccagagtcagatgaacttgtggataccatttttaaaaATGAGGAAGTTGTGGATTTTGGCCTCATTGCcaaaaatcctgaagtatccctttaataggGAAAGTATTATCATTACCTGAAGCTGAAGACTTTGGTCTACATTTTTTGTTCCTGACGGGGAACTGAATCCTGCTTTTGCACCCTCCCCTCTGTTTTCCTCTGGTAATCCTGCATCTGTTTCCACAGTTTCCCCAGACTGCCCAACCTGGGATTTCTCTATTATTCCATCGTCGATCTCCGGTAGTTGACCCTGTGATCCAAAATCTGTCTGCTTCGATAAAACAGGCCCTGTCTTCACAACTTCCTCTGTTACCAAAGCCTCAATCTCATCGTTTTCCCAAAATAATCCTACCTCAATTTCCAGTGATTTGTTTGCCGTGTTATCTCCTGCCTTCTCTTTTAACACAGCCTCTGTCGCCTCTGAAAGTTCAGCCTCTAGCATTATCAGAGCCGTTGTATTTTTCACTAATTCTGTGTCTGACACATCTGTTTCCTCTGATAATCCAGCATCTACGGTCTCCTCTGATAATCCAGACTCTTTCTCCACATCTGGTATTTCTGTGTAAATATCCTTTAATCCAGCCTCACTGTCCACTGATTCTTCAGATAATCCAGCCTCTGATATTTCAAGTGATCTGGACTCCAGAGACTTGTCTGATGAGTCCGTATCCATCTCTACTATTTCCACCGACAGCACAGTCTCTGTTCTCACATGTACTATGTCTTCTTCTATGTTCTTCTGTAACCCATACTTGGTCTCTACTAAATCAGTCTCTATCTCCTCTGAAAATCTGacctctgtcacatctgtgtcCTCTGATGAATCAGCACCTGTTCTATTCATTTTTTCCAATAGCTCTATCTTTGGCCTAACTTCCTCTGGTAATTCGGCTTCGGTCCTCACTAATCCAATTTCTGTCTCCACCGTATCCCCAGTCTCAGATTCCACTAATTCCTCTACGTCTGTCTCCACCGATGGCTCTGTCTCAATACTCTGTCTTTTTGTCTGTTTGTCCTTCTGTGATCCAGACTCAGTCTCAGATAATTCCTCCAATAATTCAGACTCAATCGCTGTCGTTTCCAGAAAAATTATGGCTTCTCTGTCAACTATTCCAGACTCTGTTTCCTCTGATGGCGATTCCTCAATCTTCATATCAAGTATTGCTGCTTCTGTCTCATTCATGATTCCCTTTTCGGGCTCCAATGTTTCCCCAGCCACAGGCTCCACTAATTCTTTCATTAATGTAGCTTTTATATTATATTTTTCCTCTGATAATTCATCTTCTGTGTCCTGTGATAGTACAACTTCTCCACAAACCATTTCCTCAAATAATTCGGCCTCTATTTCTGTCGAATCTGGTAATCCAGCCTCTACCATTCCCTGTGATTTAGTCCCAGCCTCAGATGATTTGTCTGGTAATCCATTGTCTGTTTCCAGTGACTCATTAGATGACACAGCCTTTGTCTCTGTGAGAAACACAGCCCCTGTGTGAATTGATGATGGGTACAATGTCATGTTCATTGATAATCCTGCCTCTGTCGTCACAGTTCTTTCTGATGATGCAGTTTCAGTTCTCACATCTGGTATTTCTGCCTCCTGTTTTTTCACTAATCCAGATTCTGTTTCCAACATGTCCCGAGCCTCAGATTCCACTAATTCCTCTGTGTTTGTCTCCATTGAcagcacagtcactgtcctcacctCTGGTGTGTCTACCTCTGCCCCCTTTTGTAACCCTTCCGCCACAGTTTCCCTTAGTAATCCAAAATTGGTATCGGCTGATTCCTGCATTGATCCAGACTCTGTCTCATCTTTGTCCTCTGATGGCACAACCCCACTCCTCACTTCTGGTATTTCTGCCTGTGTGTCCTTCACTGATTCAAATTCTGCCCCCACTGTCTCCCCTGCCTttgactccatccatccctctctaaaCTCTGCCTTTATCTCCTCTGTCTCTTTGTATAATCCAGCCTCTGTTCTCAGTGTCTCATCTGATAAACAAACATATGTCTCTGCGGCTTCCTCTGACAGTCCTAACTCAATCTTCATTGGTTCTGGTGATTCAGCCTTTGTTTTCGCTAGGTCCTCTAGTATTTGAGTATCTGTTTCATTCAGTGATACAGAATCTGTTCTCTCCGTTTCCCCCAGTGATTTCGCTGCTTTCGCGACTGTGTGCTCGTCTACCACTGTATCAGAGGCTTTCTCAATATCCTCACTTTCAAATAATCCTTCAACAGTTTTCGGGTCTTCTTTCCCTTCCATGAGTTCACTCACTGGTGAATTGTCCGATTTAAAACTAGTTCCAGTGTTCTCTACACCTTCTAACCCTTTGGTATCACTTTCGGTGTGTGCTTCTTGTAAACGGGTGGTGTTGACTTCATCGTCGCCAACTTCCAGGATCTTCGGTGCCGTATTCTCGTCTAACTCTTTGCCATTGTTGATTTCAGGAATTTCCTCTCGAGTTTCTTCACACGCTACACGTTTTGGCTCCTGAGCCACAACAAGGTCCTCACATAGCCCAGGGGAAATGTATTTTGCCACGCCTCTGATTTCCACTCTATTGTCAACCACTGAAATACGTTTTCCCTCCACTTCATTAAGGGGGTCTTCGTCTTCCTTTGAAATCTTGTCTTCCTGTAGTTTATTTTTCTCCACTACAACATTTCTCTCCTGATAAGAGAAAGTGTCCAGCCCAGTCACTTTATCTTTCACATCCTCTGCCTCTGTATCCGTCTTCGTCCCAATACCGATTGCAACGTCTTCTATCTTGTTACTGCCCCCGTCCTCAAACACTTTGGATCCATCCTCTGATACCTCTTCTTTTCTTTCCTCTAACACTGTGCTGTCAATTCTTTCAGTGTTGCCCTCCATTTTCTGCTTGTCTCTAACAATAGTTATCTCATCATTTGACACAAAGACTCTTTTGTCATAGGCCATTGGCAATTCCAACTCTGCCTCTGAAACAAAGATGTCCTGGCCTCTTCCCAATGTTCTGTCTTCGTCTGATAATCCTCCACAAAGTGGTCGTGGGTTGGGGTCATTTTCTTGATCAAACCTCTCTATAGTTCCTTCATCAAACTTCAAACGATTGTCACCATATTCATGTTTGTTATTGTTTTCTGAGACTTGGAAATCATTGTATGGTCCAAAGCCCCTGTCCAATATCTCTTCCTGTTCTCTTCTGCCCATCTCTTCTATTGCTctattctcttcctctctctcctccttcctcccaaGTTCTTCCATGTCCATGCTATTCTTCACTTCATTACCATCTCGACTCAGTTTGTCTttgattacacacagatcattGCTATTCTCCCCTCCCGCTGAGAATTCTACTATTTCTGCTACTTTCCACCCTTCTTTGCCTGTCTCCATGAAGAGTACTTCcgtttctttctctccatctttttCATTTAATTTTACCATGGTTTCATCCTCTGTACTTTGCACATCGTGTTTCATTAATCTGTCCTTATTTTCCTTGTCTCCATTCTTATCCAAAAGTGTGGCAGGTTCAACACAGGCTGATGTAAGGTTTGGGGACTCTATATCAAAATGTATTTCTCCATCTCTATTGTTTTCATGTTCTTCTGTTTTGGTTCCTTCTTCACCACAGGGGAATTCTTCAGTAACTTCTTCAGGGATTTCTTCTTCCTCCGCTTTTCTTTCTGCCACTGCACCTCTTAATCTATTTGCTTCAACACAGTTGTAACTGTCAGTGTGTCCTTGTGCTCCCTGGCCCTCTGACCTTTCAGATGTCGGCTCTCTAAATAAGATCGGGATCCCAGTGACTACCACTGATTGGACCCCTTTCCCCATATTTAATTCTTCTTTAGTAACATGCTGGATTGTGCCTTTATTTTCTGTTCGGTCCACCTGCTCTTGTTTTATATCATGCCCCTCCGGGGATGATTTGCTATCACTCCCTCTGTTGGATTGTCCAGTGTATTGCACATTGTCTCTGCTGAGGCCTGGACCAATGATGACATTGCACTGTTCCCAGGCAACAACAGATCTTGGTTTCTTAACCTCAGAGCCTGTTTCAAAAGTGACCTCAGTTTCCTTTATCTCATTTTTCGCACCATCTCCATGGTCGTCTGTTTGTTGTGCAGCAGTGGCTTCCTGTCTTGAGCTTGTGTCATTGTTAATGGACTCTGGGCTTAGATACCTCCCCACAACTTCCGTAAAGTAGTTCtgtttgtatgtgtgagtgtgagtgtgagtgtgtgtgtgcgcgcgcgcgtgtgtgtgtgtgtgtgtgtgtgtgtgtgtgtgtgtgtgtgcgtatgcgtgtgtgtgtgtgcgtgtgaaagagagagagagagagagagaattactcTATGTTCATGTCATTTACTTCCTTGTCCATATATGATAACATATAACATAACATTACATCAATCCAGGTACAGTGAAATAGAGTTAATGCAATCATTGTGTTTTTCTCCTCCTTGGGGAAGTTCTCAATTCAAACTAATTGTTCATCAACAAATTATTAAGTAGTCTAAAATATATCTATTGTAATTATAACAATAGGAAATAATGAACCAATCACGGTAGGCTATAAAAAATAGTGTCCTGTAGTAAATTATTTCAGCGCAGAAACTCACCCAAACTGTCCAGAAAGTCCTCCCAGCACGAGTGAGGGGGCTTGCTGGTGAGTCCATCTTTTGGTGTTTCAGTGGCTTTTTTCGATAAGATAATACACTTCTCTTCAGAGTAGACTACAACAAAGTAACTGCAAACTGAGGTAGCCTACTTCTTCTTGATAGGCCTATTAATTATTTTGTCAAACGAGgacaaaaaaaaatcccattaGTAAATTGTCAAATAGACCTATTAACTTTTCCAGAGGT of the Oncorhynchus clarkii lewisi isolate Uvic-CL-2024 chromosome 3, UVic_Ocla_1.0, whole genome shotgun sequence genome contains:
- the LOC139396711 gene encoding neurofilament medium polypeptide, whose translation is MDSPASPLTRAGRTFWTVWNYFTEVVGRYLSPESINNDTSSRQEATAAQQTDDHGDGAKNEIKETEVTFETGSEVKKPRSVVAWEQCNVIIGPGLSRDNVQYTGQSNRGSDSKSSPEGHDIKQEQVDRTENKGTIQHVTKEELNMGKGVQSVVVTGIPILFREPTSERSEGQGAQGHTDSYNCVEANRLRGAVAERKAEEEEIPEEVTEEFPCGEEGTKTEEHENNRDGEIHFDIESPNLTSACVEPATLLDKNGDKENKDRLMKHDVQSTEDETMVKLNEKDGEKETEVLFMETGKEGWKVAEIVEFSAGGENSNDLCVIKDKLSRDGNEVKNSMDMEELGRKEEREEENRAIEEMGRREQEEILDRGFGPYNDFQVSENNNKHEYGDNRLKFDEGTIERFDQENDPNPRPLCGGLSDEDRTLGRGQDIFVSEAELELPMAYDKRVFVSNDEITIVRDKQKMEGNTERIDSTVLEERKEEVSEDGSKVFEDGGSNKIEDVAIGIGTKTDTEAEDVKDKVTGLDTFSYQERNVVVEKNKLQEDKISKEDEDPLNEVEGKRISVVDNRVEIRGVAKYISPGLCEDLVVAQEPKRVACEETREEIPEINNGKELDENTAPKILEVGDDEVNTTRLQEAHTESDTKGLEGVENTGTSFKSDNSPVSELMEGKEDPKTVEGLFESEDIEKASDTVVDEHTVAKAAKSLGETERTDSVSLNETDTQILEDLAKTKAESPEPMKIELGLSEEAAETYVCLSDETLRTEAGLYKETEEIKAEFREGWMESKAGETVGAEFESVKDTQAEIPEVRSGVVPSEDKDETESGSMQESADTNFGLLRETVAEGLQKGAEVDTPEVRTVTVLSMETNTEELVESEARDMLETESGLVKKQEAEIPDVRTETASSERTVTTEAGLSMNMTLYPSSIHTGAVFLTETKAVSSNESLETDNGLPDKSSEAGTKSQGMVEAGLPDSTEIEAELFEEMVCGEVVLSQDTEDELSEEKYNIKATLMKELVEPVAGETLEPEKGIMNETEAAILDMKIEESPSEETESGIVDREAIIFLETTAIESELLEELSETESGSQKDKQTKRQSIETEPSVETDVEELVESETGDTVETEIGLVRTEAELPEEVRPKIELLEKMNRTGADSSEDTDVTEVRFSEEIETDLVETKYGLQKNIEEDIVHVRTETVLSVEIVEMDTDSSDKSLESRSLEISEAGLSEESVDSEAGLKDIYTEIPDVEKESGLSEETVDAGLSEETDVSDTELVKNTTALIMLEAELSEATEAVLKEKAGDNTANKSLEIEVGLFWENDEIEALVTEEVVKTGPVLSKQTDFGSQGQLPEIDDGIIEKSQVGQSGETVETDAGLPEENRGEGAKAGFSSPSGTKNVDQSLQLQFDASALDFTAQKSRIALKNPHARPPRDPRTLLQMPSLTPSPSKPTVHIPVRGPTGIPMRGMGGIGIKLPGLGAGPPILRKTGKGVIGENNTENIPQKSELEPDVRDESPKKEETQEERKTKWTPPRHPGFGNPLMMNELKNKLKKTPKESGDD